Genomic window (Brevibacterium paucivorans):
AAGCTCATCTAGCGTCAGCCTTAGTCAGCTGTTCGTCTATAAACTTCGAGAAGTTTTCAACCGGCTGAGCACCCCGCATAGCGCTTTCGCCGTCAGACGCCGCGAAGAACGGAACAGCCTGGATTCCGTAGTACTGTTGCGCTTTTGCCGTTGAGCCATTGACTGCGTCAATGAGTGTTTGATCGTTCATGTCTTTGCGGAACTGATCAATGTCACCCACACCCGCTTCTTCGGCGAACTTCACAAGGGTCTTCTCAGGAAGGTCGGGGTGCCCCTTTTCTGGTGCTGCCGCGTACAGAGCATCGGCGTACTCGTGATACTTGCCCTGTTTCCCCGCAGCCTCCATTGCCGCACCGGCGGCAGCGGACTGTTCGCCAAAGAACGCCACGGTGACGAA
Coding sequences:
- a CDS encoding DsbA family protein translates to MVDGSSRTAKQGRKRTAYIVVAIVAVVAFLAMVGVAQFTSGNTNPSSDGAAQGSSSSSNENANDGSSSGHEGEWVRRDTKDSAAIGDVNAPVVITEWTDPRCPFCAHFHNDILPELKKKYVDTGKVRFEFVTVAFFGEQSAAAGAAMEAAGKQGKYHEYADALYAAAPEKGHPDLPEKTLVKFAEEAGVGDIDQFRKDMNDQTLIDAVNGSTAKAQQYYGIQAVPFFAASDGESAMRGAQPVENFSKFIDEQLTKADAR